The following are encoded together in the Drosophila sechellia strain sech25 chromosome 3R, ASM438219v1, whole genome shotgun sequence genome:
- the LOC6612897 gene encoding prolyl 4-hydroxylase subunit alpha-2, which produces MMRSSKWLLPVRVLLTYQVLLLLLRQAKGEESHCTSVAGMVKLLDLEAQLIDNLEDYAVELEKKLQTVKRSITSLRLENDKARGSTEDYLSNPLNSFSLIRRMNRDLITWQLYLDDPVGLSQVERIQELREHMPTHTDVEEAVTALDRIQNTYGLKVPEIAHGLLNGKQYNVSLTVLDTYAMGQILFDQKNYMAAASWIYQTVVLMDAFSLAAPLEISKNEVRMVYAETLLKLNQLADALKVVNIALTDNPQDIKLLLKKSEIETMIRTGTNNAPPVKAQATVGPTAYQVGCRGQFPPSADSKLYCLYNRTTSPFLILAPLKMELVGLEPYMVLYHDVLSPKEITELQGMATPGLKRATVYQASSGRNEVVKTRTSKVAWFPDGYNPLTVRLNARISDMTGFNLYGSEMLQLMNYGLGGHYDQHYDFFNNTNSNMTAMSGDRIATVLFYLTDVEQGGATVFPNIRKAVFPQRGSVVMWYNLRDNGQIDTQTLHAACPVIVGSKWVCNKWIREREQIFSRPCLKKRM; this is translated from the exons ATGATGCGCTCTTCAAAGTGGCTGCTTCCGGTGAGGGTGCTGCTCACCTACCAGGTGCTGCTCCTACTCCTCCGCCAGGCGAAAGGCGAGGAGAGCCACTGCACCTCGGTGGCAGGAATGGTCAAGCTGCTCGATTTGGAGGCCCAGCTGATCGACAATCTAGAGGATTACGCAGTCGAGCTGGAGAAGAAACTGCAGACCGTAAAAAG GAGCATAACAAGTCTGCGTTTGGAAAATGACAAAGCTCGCGGTTCCACTGAGGACTACCTATCCAATCCCCTGAACTCCTTTTCCCTCATTCGGCGCATGAATCGCGACTTGATCACTTGGCAACTCTACCTGGACGATCCCGTGGGTCTTTCCCAGGTGGAGCGAATTCAGGAGTTGAGGGAACACATGCCCACCCACACGGATGTGGAGGAGGCTGTGACCGCCTTGGATCGCATTCAAAACACCTATGGCCTTAAAGTGCCTGAAATCGCCCATGGACTCCTCAATGGCAAACAGTACAA TGTGAGTCTCACTGTATTGGATACCTATGCCATGGGCCAAATCCTATTTGACCAGAAAAACTATATGGCTGCTGCTAGCTGGATCTATCAGACCGTTGTATTGATGGATGCGTTTTCCCTGGCTGCTCCGCTTGAGATTTCCAAAAATGAAGTGCGGATGGTCTATGCTGAAACCCTGTTAAAGCTGA ACCAGCTCGCCGATGCCCTGAAAGTTGTCAACATTGCTCTGACTGATAACCCACAAGATATTAAACTGTTGCTGAAGAAGTCGGAAATCGAAACGATGATAAGGACGGGCACCAACAATGCGCCTCCGGTGAAG GCTCAGGCCACAGTCGGGCCAACTGCCTACCAGGTGGGCTGTCGAGGTCAGTTCCCGCCGTCCGCGGATAGCAAGCTTTACTGTCTGTACAACAGAACCACGTCGCCCTTTTTGATCCTCGCTCCTCTTAAAATGGAGCTGGTGGGTTTGGAGCCTTACATGGTGCTCTACCACGATGTGCTCTCACCCAAGGAAATCACAGAGCTCCAAGGTATGGCCACTCCAGGTCTCAAAAGGGCCACCGTCTATCAGGCCTCCTCCGGTCGGAACGAGGTGGTGAAGACCAGGACCTCCAAAGTGGCCTGGTTTCCCGATGGCTATAACCCCCTCACTGTTCGACTTAATGCCCGCATCTCCGACATGACCGGGTTCAATCTCTATGGCTCCGAGATGCTGCAGCTGATGAACTACGGCTTGGGAGGCCACTACGACCAGCACTACGACTTCTTCAACAATACT AACTCCAACATGACTGCCATGAGTGGCGATCGCATTGCGACAGTACTCTTCTAC CTGACGGATGTAGAACAAGGTGGAGCCACCGTGTTTCCAAACATTAGAAAGGCCGTCTTCCCACAACGCGGATCTGTGGTAATGTGGTACAATCTCAGGGACAACGGTCAAATTGATACTCAAACTCTTCATGCCGCGTGCCCCGTTATAGTGGGTTCCAAGTGGG TGTGCAACAAGTGGATCCGAGAGCGTGAACAGATATTCAGCAGACCTTGCCTCAAAAAGCGAATGTGA
- the LOC6612896 gene encoding prolyl 4-hydroxylase subunit alpha-2 isoform X1 has protein sequence MDYFSRCLLVMLFHSTLVLGDRPLERSHSLSLVTLVPLLELERKLIDNLENYTNALEQKLEMIRSQLLVMRAENEKGRRNAVSYLSNPLNSFSLIRRLHQDWIKWRKYMEQPVGISQLKAFYSWQDELPTERDLWDACEGIGRIPSTYDLKVGDFINGNIKGKQYNASMSSADILSVGAILAKKNRPSDAIQWLQEVPQRLQEEVLIQPRHLSIKEVDALRILAEAQIKEKNYSEALSLLHNCLKLQPHDARLLRLWKKTTDLIENQPDPSPTEDKERIVSIANSFKLGCNKPLESSTRLHCFYNFTTTPFLRLAPLKIEQIGLDPYVVLYHEVLSAREISMLIGKATQNMKNTRVHKEQGVPKKNRGRTAKGFWFKKESNELTKGITRRIMDMTGFDLADSEGFQVINYGIGGHYLLHMDYFDFASSNHTDTRSSYSMDLGDRIATVLFYLTDVEQGGATVFADVGYSVYPQAGTAIFWYNLDTNGKGDPRTKHAACPVIVGSKWVMTEWIREKRQIFIRPCLPPAKATSTKS, from the exons ATGGATTACTTTAGCAGGTGTCTTCTGGTGATGCTGTTTCACAGCACCCTGGTCCTGGGAGACCGTCCGCTTGAAAGGAGTCACTCCTTGTCACTGGTGACACTGGTGCCACTCCTGGAACTGGAAAGGAAACTGATTGATAACCTCGAAAACTATACAAATGCCCTGGAGCAGAAGCTGGAGATGATTCGCAG TCAACTTCTAGTCATGCGTGCAGAAAACGAGAAAGGAAGGAGGAATGCTGTATCCTATTTGTCCAATCCTCTGAATAGCTTTTCACTCATCCGACGATTGCATCAGGATTGGATCAAGTGGCGAAAGTACATGGAGCAGCCAGTGGGGATCTCGCAATTGAAAGCATTTTACAGCTGGCAGGATGAGCTTCCCACTGAACGTGACTTATGGGATGCCTGCGAGGGCATAGGAAGAATTCCGAGTACATATGACCTGAAAGTTGGCGATTTTATTAATGGGAACATAAAAGGAAAGCAGTACAA TGCCAGCATGAGTTCTGCAGACATTCTTTCGGTAGGTGCTATCCTTGCCAAGAAAAATAGGCCATCGGATGCTATTCAATGGCTGCAGGAAGTGCCTCAGCGCCTCCAAGAGGAAGTTCTCATTCAGCCAAGACACCTGTCAATCAAAGAAGTGGATGCTCTAAGAATACTTGCCGAGgcacaaataaaagaaa AAAACTATTCAGAAGCCTTGTCACTGCTGCACAATTGCTTGAAGCTACAGCCCCACGATGCGCGTCTTCTTCGACTGTGGAAAAAAACAACGGACCTCATTGAGAATCAACCAGACCCATCCCCTACAGAAGATAAAGAGCGGATAGTTTCAATCGCAAATTCGTTCAAATTAGGCTGCAACAAACCCCTCGAGAGCTCCACTAGACTGCACTGTTTCTATAACTTTACCACGACTCCATTCCTTCGCTTAGCTCCTCTCAAAATTGAGCAAATCGGATTGGATCCATATGTGGTGCTTTATCATGAAGTGCTCTCTGCTCGAGAAATATCAATGTTGATAGGCAAGGCTACtcaaaatatgaaaaacacCAGAGTTCATAAGGAACAAGGAGTTCCAAAAAAGAACCGGGGAAGAACTGCCAAGGGCTTTTGGTTCAAAAAGGAGAGTAACGAGCTAACGAAGGGAATTACTAGGCGCATTATGGACATGACTGGATTTGACCTGGCTGATTCTGAAGGATTTCAG GTGATTAACTACGGCATAGGTGGACACTATCTTTTGCACATGGATTACTTTGATTTTGCGTCTAGTAATCACACTGACACACGAAGTAGCTACTCCATGGATTTGGGCGATCGAATTGCTACTGTGCTTTTCTAT CTGACTGATGTCGAACAAGGTGGAGCCACCGTCTTTGCAGACGTGGGGTATTCTGTGTATCCCCAGGCTGGAACCGCCATCTTCTGGTACAATTTGGATACGAATGGAAAGGGTGATCCCCGCACAAAGCACGCCGCCTGTCCAGTGATTGTGGGTTCCAAATGGG TGATGACCGAGTGGATACGCGAAAAGCGGCAGATCTTCATCAGACCCTGCCTGCCCCCAGCAAAGGCAACCTCTACGAAATCATAG
- the LOC6612896 gene encoding prolyl 4-hydroxylase subunit alpha-2 isoform X2, which translates to MLFHSTLVLGDRPLERSHSLSLVTLVPLLELERKLIDNLENYTNALEQKLEMIRSQLLVMRAENEKGRRNAVSYLSNPLNSFSLIRRLHQDWIKWRKYMEQPVGISQLKAFYSWQDELPTERDLWDACEGIGRIPSTYDLKVGDFINGNIKGKQYNASMSSADILSVGAILAKKNRPSDAIQWLQEVPQRLQEEVLIQPRHLSIKEVDALRILAEAQIKEKNYSEALSLLHNCLKLQPHDARLLRLWKKTTDLIENQPDPSPTEDKERIVSIANSFKLGCNKPLESSTRLHCFYNFTTTPFLRLAPLKIEQIGLDPYVVLYHEVLSAREISMLIGKATQNMKNTRVHKEQGVPKKNRGRTAKGFWFKKESNELTKGITRRIMDMTGFDLADSEGFQVINYGIGGHYLLHMDYFDFASSNHTDTRSSYSMDLGDRIATVLFYLTDVEQGGATVFADVGYSVYPQAGTAIFWYNLDTNGKGDPRTKHAACPVIVGSKWVMTEWIREKRQIFIRPCLPPAKATSTKS; encoded by the exons ATGCTGTTTCACAGCACCCTGGTCCTGGGAGACCGTCCGCTTGAAAGGAGTCACTCCTTGTCACTGGTGACACTGGTGCCACTCCTGGAACTGGAAAGGAAACTGATTGATAACCTCGAAAACTATACAAATGCCCTGGAGCAGAAGCTGGAGATGATTCGCAG TCAACTTCTAGTCATGCGTGCAGAAAACGAGAAAGGAAGGAGGAATGCTGTATCCTATTTGTCCAATCCTCTGAATAGCTTTTCACTCATCCGACGATTGCATCAGGATTGGATCAAGTGGCGAAAGTACATGGAGCAGCCAGTGGGGATCTCGCAATTGAAAGCATTTTACAGCTGGCAGGATGAGCTTCCCACTGAACGTGACTTATGGGATGCCTGCGAGGGCATAGGAAGAATTCCGAGTACATATGACCTGAAAGTTGGCGATTTTATTAATGGGAACATAAAAGGAAAGCAGTACAA TGCCAGCATGAGTTCTGCAGACATTCTTTCGGTAGGTGCTATCCTTGCCAAGAAAAATAGGCCATCGGATGCTATTCAATGGCTGCAGGAAGTGCCTCAGCGCCTCCAAGAGGAAGTTCTCATTCAGCCAAGACACCTGTCAATCAAAGAAGTGGATGCTCTAAGAATACTTGCCGAGgcacaaataaaagaaa AAAACTATTCAGAAGCCTTGTCACTGCTGCACAATTGCTTGAAGCTACAGCCCCACGATGCGCGTCTTCTTCGACTGTGGAAAAAAACAACGGACCTCATTGAGAATCAACCAGACCCATCCCCTACAGAAGATAAAGAGCGGATAGTTTCAATCGCAAATTCGTTCAAATTAGGCTGCAACAAACCCCTCGAGAGCTCCACTAGACTGCACTGTTTCTATAACTTTACCACGACTCCATTCCTTCGCTTAGCTCCTCTCAAAATTGAGCAAATCGGATTGGATCCATATGTGGTGCTTTATCATGAAGTGCTCTCTGCTCGAGAAATATCAATGTTGATAGGCAAGGCTACtcaaaatatgaaaaacacCAGAGTTCATAAGGAACAAGGAGTTCCAAAAAAGAACCGGGGAAGAACTGCCAAGGGCTTTTGGTTCAAAAAGGAGAGTAACGAGCTAACGAAGGGAATTACTAGGCGCATTATGGACATGACTGGATTTGACCTGGCTGATTCTGAAGGATTTCAG GTGATTAACTACGGCATAGGTGGACACTATCTTTTGCACATGGATTACTTTGATTTTGCGTCTAGTAATCACACTGACACACGAAGTAGCTACTCCATGGATTTGGGCGATCGAATTGCTACTGTGCTTTTCTAT CTGACTGATGTCGAACAAGGTGGAGCCACCGTCTTTGCAGACGTGGGGTATTCTGTGTATCCCCAGGCTGGAACCGCCATCTTCTGGTACAATTTGGATACGAATGGAAAGGGTGATCCCCGCACAAAGCACGCCGCCTGTCCAGTGATTGTGGGTTCCAAATGGG TGATGACCGAGTGGATACGCGAAAAGCGGCAGATCTTCATCAGACCCTGCCTGCCCCCAGCAAAGGCAACCTCTACGAAATCATAG
- the LOC6612898 gene encoding uncharacterized protein LOC6612898, translated as MYRHSSNVKYCQFYKLFYFSFIMSGAESLFTWVYGPGVTRGGSVVGHHQPEALRPVLFLFYTLETIFNMFCMGYHISGFQAIEFHLIEWDTVAIHYFYLVTFYFFMVVTLLQSVNICTGNTPAVVTEIWKSSGAAIVFILISLSTMWDAERQFYVFFFASDIGDKHSHEFVEDRPMHPIFYYLRGMSVSSLTCGILYLLHATIMIDVKLTNDRNQGESKGTYMPIPLFVLGRFIHRKLSAYDWFREFCENEIIYL; from the coding sequence atgtacagaCATTCATCAAATGTCAAATACTGTCagttttataaattattttattttagttttataatGTCTGGAGCGGAGTCCCTTTTTACTTGGGTGTATGGACCGGGTGTCACGCGAGGGGGCAGTGTGGTGGGGCATCACCAGCCCGAGGCCCTGCGACCAGTGCTTTTTCTGTTCTATACCCTGGAAACCATCTTCAACATGTTCTGCATGGGATATCACATCTCGGGCTTTCAGGCCATCGAATTCCATTTGATCGAATGGGATACAGTTGCTATTCACTACTTCTACCTCGTGACCTTCTACTTCTTTATGGTGGTGACCCTGTTGCAGAGCGTCAATATATGCACAGGTAACACACCCGCCGTGGTCACGGAGATCTGGAAGTCCTCGGGGGCCGCCATCGTCTTCATCCTGATATCCTTGAGCACGATGTGGGACGCGGAGCGGCAGTTTTACGTGTTTTTCTTCGCGAGCGATATTGGCGATAAGCATTCACATGAATTTGTGGAAGACCGCCCGATGCACCCGATCTTCTACTACCTTCGTGGAATGTCCGTCTCCTCGCTGACCTGTGGAATACTCTACCTGCTCCACGCCACTATCATGATCGACGTCAAGCTGACCAATGACCGGAACCAAGGAGAGAGCAAGGGTACCTACATGCCCATACCACTTTTCGTCCTGGGGCGATTCATTCACAGGAAACTTAGCGCCTACGATTGGTTTCGGGAGTTCTGCGAGAACGAGATCATTTACTTGTAG
- the LOC116801464 gene encoding uncharacterized protein LOC116801464 produces the protein MNKLYLYSTADLLLIQPGAVRPALFLFYTLETILNMICIGYHIIGFQPLEWRGQEVHYLCLLTFNVFMVINFFQSIAICTGRVPNVLMEIWKASVAAFAFILISFLTMWDVEQQFSVFFVRSSEQVQGEHKELPPVHPIIRYKTGQSISSLFCGLIYMLHAVIMFDVRLTSKLILSGSRHLPIPLFVLGRAFHRKMYAYEWFKEFCGNNTIEV, from the coding sequence ATGAATAAACTATATTTGTATTCCACCGCCGATTTACTGCTCATCCAACCTGGAGCGGTACGCCCAGCGCTCTTCCTATTCTACACCTTGGAGACGATTTTAAACATGATCTGCATTGGATATCACATCATCGGATTCCAGCCGCTCGAGTGGAGAGGGCAGGAGGTCCACTACCTGTGCCTGCTCACCTTTAACGTCTTCATGGTGATTAACTTCTTCCAGAGCATCGCGATTTGCACGGGACGCGTGCCCAATGTCTTGATGGAGATATGGAAAGCCTCGGTGGCAGCCTTCGCCTTCATCCTGATATCCTTTCTCACCATGTGGGACGTGGAGCAGCAGTTCTCTGTGTTCTTCGTGAGATCTAGCGAGCAGGTCCAGGGCGAGCACAAAGAACTGCCTCCCGTTCACCCGATCATCCGCTACAAGACGGGTCAGTCCATTTCCTCGCTGTTTTGTGGACTGATCTACATGCTCCACGCTGTAATAATGTTCGACGTCAGGCTGACCTCAAAGCTTATTCTCAGTGGATCACGGCACCTGCCCATTCCCCTCTTTGTCCTGGGTCGCGCCTTTCATAGAAAGATGTATGCCTACGAATGGTTCAAGGAGTTTTGCGGGAACAATACCATTGAAGTCTAG